In one window of candidate division KSB1 bacterium DNA:
- a CDS encoding radical SAM protein has translation MGYRYIFGPVPSRRLGRSLGVDLVPHKTCTLNCIYCECGKTTHMTLERAEYVPTNEVIAELTKYLSQGPMLDFVTFSGAGEPTLHSGLGQIIIFLKQQFPQYKIALLTNGTLFFQPALRQEVANIDLILPSLDAADDQTMRRINRPHRLITASKLISGLVELKKIQTGLMWLEVFIVPGINDHPDHIEKLKEAIHQIKPDLVQLNSLDRPGTEHWVSSASLEQLQDIAERLDWPIEIIAKFPMKKETPVYREDVAAAILEVIQRRPGTAEDLSQMLGLHITEVNKYLGQLIEMGVVHTRQMERGVFYWAKAQ, from the coding sequence ATGGGCTATCGCTATATATTTGGACCAGTTCCATCCCGCCGGCTGGGCCGCTCTCTGGGTGTAGATCTGGTCCCACACAAAACTTGCACCCTCAATTGCATCTATTGCGAATGCGGCAAAACGACGCACATGACTCTCGAGCGGGCGGAATATGTCCCTACGAATGAAGTGATCGCAGAATTGACCAAGTACCTCTCCCAAGGACCCATGCTGGATTTCGTCACTTTTTCTGGGGCTGGCGAGCCGACATTGCATAGCGGATTGGGACAGATCATAATTTTTTTAAAACAGCAATTTCCTCAATACAAAATTGCGCTGCTTACCAACGGAACACTATTTTTCCAACCTGCATTGCGCCAGGAAGTCGCCAATATCGATTTGATCCTTCCTTCGCTCGATGCCGCCGATGACCAAACCATGCGACGGATCAATCGCCCCCATCGTCTCATCACGGCTTCAAAGTTGATCTCCGGTTTGGTGGAGCTCAAAAAAATCCAGACTGGATTGATGTGGCTCGAAGTTTTTATCGTTCCTGGGATAAATGACCATCCCGACCATATTGAGAAGCTTAAGGAGGCGATTCATCAAATAAAACCCGATCTAGTGCAATTGAATTCGTTGGATCGGCCTGGGACCGAACATTGGGTTTCATCAGCGAGTTTGGAACAGCTTCAAGACATTGCTGAACGATTAGATTGGCCAATTGAAATTATCGCGAAATTTCCGATGAAAAAGGAAACTCCAGTTTATCGCGAAGATGTAGCAGCAGCGATTTTAGAAGTGATCCAGCGACGACCTGGTACAGCAGAAGATCTTTCGCAAATGTTGGGACTCCACATCACCGAGGTCAATAAATATCTCGGTCAGTTAATAGAAATGGGCGTCGTTCACACGCGACAGATGGAACGGGGGGTGTTTTATTGGGCCAAAGCCCAATAA